One Chlorobaculum limnaeum genomic window carries:
- a CDS encoding TonB-dependent receptor plug domain-containing protein yields the protein MKSNFVKPSKSFIRMAGLLAILSTAFQPGAVAEENPKTDAADYVAGEIVVSSTRTDEKLKNIPRKVEVITSKDIEALNPADATELLKKTAAVDVIEYPGLLSGVSMRGFKPNYGSYYSAQYVAYLLDGRPLGTNNLSTVDMNMIDHVEVIKGPSSALYGSNGMAGTINFITKKSQGPIKGKVSAGYGSFGTYEGSATIGGSINDRMDFDLGVRYFNETEDYKFGKNTLIANPSSELLPDKNAKGNNTMENTAYSTNSESLRLGYRLSDNFRIDVRGSVFNAPSVHTAGDIFGSSSPGVKDVFRKTADLTLSGSVGNHSIKFLPYWSENESRNLKTDTSGETYAYYNGRNKEYGFQLQDAIKLGEHRLTAGIDYNTATYQTGRQSAPGVSIAPYSPDGKTANLGVFAESSLKLMGGKLVVTPGVRYDMTSFNMLETPLLSGVDTTKEHDSFFSPSLAFQYTFVPGLKTHASIGKAFVSPTALQKAGEYLDSYGYLWRGNSDLKPETSRTWDVGLTWSDEKHGLKADVTYYDTAWDDFITSKYVVDTTSYYTYVNAASAKLRGIEFEVGYDFGSRVDYHYSLRCFASYTHLFEATETDTTGETPMTFVRNGLGSFGVEYDDFKFFSARLSARYLGSVYQTNYYTSYRPTLKDGVLEFDPSLVIDATVGFALNRQNRIDLTVQNLLDENYAEKDGYPMPGRSYNVRYTVAF from the coding sequence ATGAAAAGCAATTTTGTAAAGCCCTCGAAATCATTCATCCGCATGGCGGGCCTTCTCGCCATACTCTCGACAGCATTCCAGCCTGGTGCTGTTGCAGAGGAAAACCCAAAAACCGATGCGGCTGACTACGTAGCCGGTGAAATCGTCGTTTCTTCAACCAGAACGGACGAAAAACTCAAGAACATCCCGCGCAAAGTGGAGGTTATTACGAGCAAGGATATTGAAGCCCTCAATCCCGCTGATGCCACCGAGCTTCTGAAAAAGACGGCAGCCGTCGATGTGATCGAGTACCCGGGCCTGCTTTCCGGCGTATCGATGAGAGGTTTCAAGCCGAATTACGGATCGTATTACAGCGCCCAGTATGTGGCCTATCTGCTCGATGGTCGTCCGCTTGGCACGAATAACCTTTCGACAGTTGACATGAACATGATCGACCATGTCGAGGTAATCAAAGGTCCGTCATCGGCACTGTACGGTTCAAATGGCATGGCGGGAACGATCAATTTCATCACAAAAAAATCGCAGGGGCCGATCAAGGGAAAGGTATCTGCTGGTTACGGCAGTTTCGGAACCTACGAAGGCAGCGCGACCATTGGCGGTTCGATTAATGACCGGATGGATTTTGATCTTGGAGTACGGTATTTCAATGAAACTGAAGATTACAAGTTTGGTAAAAATACGCTCATAGCAAATCCATCTTCCGAATTGCTTCCGGACAAAAATGCAAAAGGGAACAATACGATGGAAAATACCGCGTATTCGACAAACTCGGAATCGCTTCGTCTGGGCTACCGTTTGAGCGACAATTTCCGTATCGACGTGCGTGGTTCTGTTTTCAACGCCCCCTCAGTTCATACGGCCGGTGATATTTTTGGCTCCTCTTCTCCCGGAGTGAAAGATGTGTTTCGTAAAACAGCCGACCTCACGCTTTCTGGTAGTGTTGGTAACCACTCGATAAAATTTCTTCCATACTGGTCGGAAAACGAAAGTCGTAACCTGAAAACTGATACCTCAGGCGAAACCTATGCGTACTACAATGGCCGAAATAAGGAGTATGGATTTCAGTTACAAGACGCCATCAAACTTGGCGAGCATCGGCTGACGGCAGGTATCGACTACAATACAGCGACATACCAGACTGGCCGCCAGAGCGCCCCAGGGGTTTCGATAGCCCCTTACAGCCCAGACGGCAAAACGGCGAACCTCGGCGTGTTTGCAGAATCCTCACTGAAACTGATGGGTGGCAAACTGGTGGTGACGCCTGGTGTTCGGTATGACATGACATCCTTCAACATGCTTGAGACGCCGCTGCTTTCGGGCGTTGATACGACAAAGGAGCACGACAGTTTTTTCAGCCCTTCGCTGGCTTTCCAGTACACCTTCGTTCCTGGTCTGAAAACCCATGCAAGTATCGGAAAGGCGTTTGTTTCTCCCACTGCATTGCAAAAAGCCGGTGAATATCTTGATTCCTACGGCTATCTGTGGCGTGGGAACTCCGACCTGAAACCGGAAACCAGCAGAACCTGGGATGTCGGCCTGACCTGGAGTGATGAAAAGCATGGCTTGAAAGCTGACGTGACCTACTACGATACCGCATGGGATGATTTCATTACTTCAAAATATGTCGTCGATACCACGTCTTATTACACCTATGTCAATGCAGCAAGCGCAAAGCTCAGAGGCATCGAATTCGAAGTCGGATATGATTTCGGTTCACGCGTCGATTACCACTATTCGCTCCGTTGTTTTGCCAGTTATACCCATCTGTTTGAAGCAACTGAAACAGATACCACTGGCGAAACTCCCATGACTTTTGTGCGTAATGGTCTCGGTTCGTTTGGTGTAGAGTATGATGATTTCAAGTTTTTCAGCGCCCGTCTCAGCGCGAGGTATCTTGGTTCTGTTTATCAAACCAACTACTACACGTCGTATCGTCCTACCCTCAAGGATGGCGTGCTTGAGTTTGATCCATCCCTGGTGATTGACGCAACGGTCGGTTTTGCGCTCAACAGGCAGAATCGTATCGATCTGACAGTCCAGAACTTGCTTGATGAAAACTATGCCGAAAAGGATGGATATCCCATGCCGGGCCGGTCGTATAACGTGCGATACACGGTAGCGTTCTGA
- a CDS encoding AAA family ATPase, with protein MGGIAEEIRNEARGFRLWTVENFFEFPDKVLELGDVILNSEHGAVLTAGGVLQLTGAGKIGKSMLLLNVAYGLALGRDALSFKIDKPRRVLYLNGENSPGTMQERLRCLRDYYCIDHEEAELARQNLLFTSAGVMLPRPDAMKEMRGNLAEIRPEILILDPLKNFFSGEENSADNMREFMAAVRQLMAEFSLTVIIVHHTGKKQNENHLYSGRGSSVLGDDAECTASFQKDASEKGRFTLAVTGRNCDEFTLHLARQPERWFLYSLADAPEPKPDHTLIEIIDELPDEFRTGQFHEVAEHKGIPPRTADRRLQDALAFGLVERVRVGQLRKMKSTPVTPTTKGVAEVAYSEDEAAKVTPVAPTPNEMAGVAYSETGNTSAAPSMPTTPNGTNGAEPDDEFRGMF; from the coding sequence ATGGGCGGTATAGCTGAAGAGATTCGCAACGAGGCGCGGGGGTTCCGGTTGTGGACGGTCGAGAACTTCTTTGAGTTCCCCGACAAGGTTTTGGAGCTTGGCGACGTGATACTGAATTCAGAGCATGGCGCGGTACTGACCGCCGGGGGCGTCTTGCAGCTCACCGGAGCCGGGAAGATCGGCAAAAGCATGTTGTTGTTGAATGTGGCCTATGGGCTTGCGCTTGGACGTGATGCCCTGAGCTTCAAGATTGACAAACCGCGCCGGGTGCTCTACCTCAACGGCGAGAACTCACCGGGCACGATGCAGGAGCGGTTACGCTGTCTCAGAGATTACTACTGTATCGATCATGAGGAAGCCGAGCTTGCCCGCCAGAACCTTCTTTTTACCAGTGCCGGGGTGATGTTGCCGCGCCCTGATGCAATGAAAGAGATGCGCGGGAACCTTGCCGAGATCAGGCCGGAAATTCTCATTCTCGATCCGCTCAAGAACTTCTTTTCCGGCGAAGAGAACAGCGCCGACAACATGCGGGAGTTCATGGCGGCGGTTCGCCAGTTGATGGCGGAGTTCTCCCTTACCGTAATCATCGTTCACCATACTGGAAAGAAGCAGAACGAGAACCACCTGTACAGCGGGCGCGGATCGTCTGTTCTTGGCGATGATGCCGAGTGCACAGCCTCATTTCAGAAGGACGCGAGCGAGAAGGGGCGGTTTACGCTTGCCGTCACGGGCCGGAACTGCGATGAATTCACCCTGCACCTTGCCCGCCAGCCTGAACGATGGTTCCTGTACTCCCTTGCCGACGCGCCGGAACCAAAGCCAGATCATACCCTTATTGAGATCATCGATGAGTTGCCGGATGAGTTCAGAACCGGCCAGTTTCACGAAGTGGCCGAGCACAAAGGAATTCCTCCAAGAACGGCAGATCGGCGGTTACAAGATGCTCTTGCGTTTGGACTGGTTGAGCGGGTCAGAGTCGGGCAGCTCAGAAAGATGAAGAGTACGCCAGTCACGCCAACTACTAAGGGCGTGGCGGAAGTGGCGTACTCCGAAGATGAGGCCGCAAAGGTTACGCCAGTCGCGCCAACCCCTAATGAAATGGCGGGCGTGGCGTACTCTGAAACCGGCAATACCTCAGCTGCGCCAAGTATGCCAACCACGCCAAACGGCACGAATGGCGCGGAACCTGATGATGAGTTCCGGGGGATGTTCTGA
- a CDS encoding cobaltochelatase subunit CobN, which produces MITIAYYNNIHSSAIWHQLAAVVRGEGIELLSFGFGGEQAFVELLENGCIDLLLANVPPEAPGLQGLLPKMMQVPGRIALHPGLPESFSTVDDAELRTLRDYFGVLSRENYLNGLRRIAGLDHEPCRVVSTTGIFHPASDRFFESADEYATWLRKTGRWSENAPVAGIIMHYNLLAEANHADVDALVEALSESGIVPFCVFFDSEASMMQENRYPWHRLFTSGELRPDVVLNFLLGRLIATPEERHILKDLDVPVIQLIRNFMLSPEEWLADPVGISAMSLTHSLVQPEMFGAIDPVMVSGMIRKPGDPFTLRTAVPIDERIAMIARRVRRWVRLRHAPNTEKRVAVMLHNNPCKGVESTIGMAAGLDTFESLLSLLRRMQREGYDTGELPESGKALLDLIQDRKALLEFRWTTADEIMRKGGVLHAMHEEEYREWFDRLDVGVRERVDGDWGVFPGEGMVLEVNGKPALLITGLRFGKVFVMPQPKRGCYGARCDGEVCRILHDPNITPPHHWLATYRWVQKECDAVIHFGTSGALEYLPGKRAVLSGNCFSDISLGDLPNIYPYIMDVPGEGMTAKRRGRAVIIDHLTPVYRPAALTPELQRFNELLNEFRRAVDGNEKARMEALQEKLLELAVNLRFLPENATTAHLLNEAESLSRRIGLVTQSMVPDGMHRFGEPPPVESVASMLTAALPRLGDEYPSVAEVAALHPGLGGDDFMKAAELFAALLDLSPGEQAIRDAAEALPEALKAWCLKTAEGIGRAGDEQTSVIRALDGRYIDAGLADAPSSAKPDALPSGRNFYAADIMTMPTEAAWSIGCGMADMVLQKFHQEEGRFPESIGMSLWSSDAFKSDGELLSQIFALMGVRPVRQANGRVNGIEVIPLDELKVTIDGVSMPRPRIDVTIETSSIVRDMVPHFLALIDKAVAAVSALEEESPESNFVRKHTLEQLAALQESHAEQMEASIMQRLSLYRVFSSPPGVYANGVALALDASAWNDRRDLAETYINHAGYAYGGEQLDHGVKAYDLFSRQLARVEVSYIKQTSEEYDALDCGCYAASAGGMAAAAQVLSGKPAKTWWADATRPGNPDIRDFREEAERSVRAKLCNESWIASMKEHGFQGAQGFASRINNLFKWSATTGEVETWVFECVVETFVQNDENREWIRQQNPYALEEITRRLLEAEARGLWEARPDLLEAVRQAALSIEGDLEEHIGDVDESFQGGRIDIFTGKDVERWKQEWRLGVDSSERRTEKK; this is translated from the coding sequence GTGATCACTATCGCATATTACAACAATATTCACAGTTCGGCCATCTGGCATCAGTTGGCGGCTGTGGTTCGTGGTGAAGGCATCGAGCTGCTCTCTTTCGGTTTCGGAGGCGAGCAGGCTTTTGTCGAACTTCTCGAGAACGGCTGCATCGACCTGCTGCTGGCCAACGTGCCGCCGGAAGCGCCCGGCTTGCAGGGGCTGCTTCCGAAGATGATGCAGGTTCCCGGAAGGATCGCCCTGCATCCGGGATTGCCGGAGAGCTTCTCCACGGTTGACGACGCGGAACTCCGGACGCTCCGCGACTATTTCGGCGTGCTGTCGAGGGAGAACTACCTGAACGGCCTGCGCCGCATTGCCGGTCTCGACCACGAGCCTTGCCGCGTGGTCAGCACGACCGGCATCTTTCATCCCGCAAGTGACCGTTTTTTCGAGAGCGCCGACGAGTACGCGACATGGTTACGGAAAACAGGGCGGTGGAGTGAAAACGCTCCGGTTGCCGGGATTATCATGCACTACAACCTTCTGGCCGAGGCCAACCACGCTGATGTCGATGCGCTCGTCGAGGCGCTTTCGGAGTCGGGCATCGTGCCGTTCTGCGTCTTCTTCGACAGCGAGGCTTCCATGATGCAGGAGAATCGTTATCCCTGGCACCGCCTCTTCACCTCCGGTGAACTGCGCCCGGACGTGGTGCTGAACTTCCTGCTCGGGCGGCTGATCGCGACGCCCGAAGAGCGCCATATCCTAAAAGACCTTGACGTTCCGGTCATCCAGCTTATCCGCAACTTCATGCTCTCGCCCGAAGAGTGGCTCGCCGATCCGGTCGGCATCAGCGCCATGAGCCTGACCCACTCGCTGGTGCAGCCGGAGATGTTCGGCGCCATCGATCCGGTCATGGTGTCAGGAATGATTCGCAAGCCCGGCGACCCGTTCACGCTTCGAACCGCCGTTCCCATCGATGAGCGGATTGCAATGATCGCCAGGCGCGTCAGGCGGTGGGTGCGCCTTCGCCATGCGCCGAACACCGAAAAGCGGGTAGCCGTCATGCTGCACAACAACCCCTGCAAGGGTGTCGAGAGCACCATCGGTATGGCCGCCGGTCTCGATACCTTCGAGAGCCTGCTTTCGCTGCTCCGGCGGATGCAGCGAGAGGGGTACGACACGGGTGAACTGCCGGAGTCGGGCAAGGCGCTGCTCGACCTTATACAAGACCGCAAGGCGCTGCTCGAATTCCGCTGGACGACCGCCGACGAGATCATGCGCAAGGGCGGCGTGTTGCACGCAATGCACGAAGAGGAGTACCGCGAGTGGTTCGACCGGCTCGACGTCGGCGTGCGCGAGCGGGTGGATGGCGACTGGGGCGTCTTTCCGGGCGAGGGGATGGTGCTCGAAGTCAATGGCAAACCGGCGCTGCTCATCACCGGTCTTCGGTTCGGCAAGGTGTTCGTGATGCCACAGCCGAAGCGCGGCTGCTACGGTGCGCGTTGCGACGGCGAGGTGTGCCGCATTCTGCACGACCCCAACATCACGCCGCCGCACCACTGGCTGGCCACCTATCGTTGGGTGCAGAAGGAGTGCGACGCCGTTATCCATTTCGGCACGAGCGGCGCGCTGGAGTATCTGCCCGGCAAGCGGGCCGTGCTCTCCGGCAACTGCTTCAGCGACATCTCGCTCGGCGACCTGCCGAACATCTACCCATACATCATGGATGTGCCCGGCGAGGGGATGACCGCCAAGCGCCGGGGCCGGGCAGTCATCATCGACCACCTCACACCGGTCTATCGCCCTGCGGCCTTGACGCCGGAATTGCAGCGATTCAACGAGCTGCTGAATGAATTCCGCCGCGCGGTGGATGGCAATGAAAAGGCGCGCATGGAGGCGTTGCAGGAGAAGCTGCTCGAACTGGCTGTCAACTTGCGATTCCTGCCGGAAAATGCTACCACGGCTCACTTGCTCAACGAGGCCGAGAGCCTCTCGCGCAGGATCGGGCTGGTGACGCAGTCGATGGTGCCCGACGGAATGCACCGGTTCGGCGAGCCTCCGCCGGTCGAGAGTGTTGCTTCCATGCTAACGGCTGCTCTGCCACGGCTCGGCGACGAGTATCCCTCCGTTGCCGAGGTTGCCGCGCTGCACCCCGGACTCGGCGGCGACGACTTCATGAAAGCCGCCGAACTGTTCGCGGCACTGCTCGATCTTTCTCCGGGCGAACAGGCCATCCGCGACGCTGCCGAGGCCTTGCCGGAAGCGCTCAAAGCGTGGTGTCTGAAGACCGCCGAGGGGATCGGCAGGGCAGGCGACGAGCAGACCAGCGTCATCCGGGCGCTCGACGGGCGCTACATCGATGCCGGTCTCGCAGACGCGCCGTCGTCGGCCAAGCCCGATGCGCTGCCTTCGGGCCGCAACTTCTACGCCGCCGACATCATGACCATGCCGACCGAGGCTGCATGGTCAATCGGCTGTGGCATGGCCGACATGGTGCTGCAAAAATTCCACCAAGAGGAGGGGCGCTTTCCCGAAAGCATCGGCATGAGCCTCTGGAGTTCGGACGCCTTCAAATCGGACGGCGAACTGCTTTCGCAAATCTTCGCCCTCATGGGTGTCAGGCCGGTGCGGCAGGCGAACGGCAGGGTGAACGGTATCGAGGTGATCCCACTCGACGAGCTGAAAGTGACGATCGACGGCGTCTCGATGCCGAGGCCGAGGATCGACGTCACCATCGAAACCAGCAGCATCGTCCGGGACATGGTTCCGCACTTCCTCGCCCTGATCGACAAGGCGGTCGCCGCCGTCAGCGCCCTTGAGGAGGAGTCGCCGGAATCGAACTTCGTCCGCAAGCACACGCTCGAACAGCTCGCCGCCTTGCAGGAGTCCCACGCCGAACAGATGGAGGCTTCGATCATGCAGCGCCTCTCGCTCTACCGCGTCTTTTCATCGCCGCCCGGCGTGTATGCCAACGGCGTGGCGCTCGCGCTCGACGCATCGGCCTGGAACGACCGGCGAGACCTTGCCGAAACCTACATCAATCACGCCGGTTACGCCTACGGCGGCGAGCAGCTCGACCACGGCGTAAAGGCGTACGACCTTTTCAGCAGGCAGCTTGCAAGAGTTGAAGTCTCTTACATAAAACAGACTTCCGAAGAGTACGACGCGCTCGACTGCGGCTGTTACGCCGCCAGCGCCGGGGGCATGGCCGCTGCCGCGCAGGTGCTCTCTGGCAAGCCCGCCAAAACGTGGTGGGCCGACGCGACCCGCCCCGGCAATCCCGACATCCGCGACTTCCGCGAGGAGGCCGAACGCTCCGTTCGCGCCAAGCTCTGCAACGAGTCGTGGATCGCGTCAATGAAAGAACACGGCTTTCAGGGGGCTCAGGGGTTTGCTTCGCGCATCAACAACCTCTTCAAGTGGAGTGCCACCACTGGCGAGGTGGAGACCTGGGTCTTCGAGTGCGTCGTCGAGACCTTCGTGCAGAACGACGAAAACCGCGAGTGGATTCGCCAGCAGAACCCTTATGCGCTCGAAGAGATCACCCGCCGCCTGCTCGAAGCCGAAGCACGCGGCCTCTGGGAAGCCCGTCCCGATCTGCTCGAAGCGGTGCGGCAGGCGGCGCTCTCCATCGAGGGCGACCTCGAAGAGCACATCGGCGATGTTGACGAATCGTTTCAGGGTGGCCGCATCGACATTTTCACCGGCAAAGACGTAGAGCGCTGGAAACAGGAGTGGCGTCTTGGCGTCGATTCTTCGGAAAGAAGAACTGAGAAAAAGTAG
- a CDS encoding efflux RND transporter periplasmic adaptor subunit, which translates to MKRSYLIVAITALLVAGWYLWPKGTPNQQPDPNARPEVSVVTMKTEPIVLTRDLPGRTSAVRMAEIRPQVSGIITKRFFVEGSMVRQGQQLYQIDPAPYRAAYNSARANLGKAESNLRSVQAKAARYEELVKIGGVSKQEYDDVMASLGQARADVGIARSEVATAKINLDYTKVMSPIAGRIGQSKLTEGALVNASQTDPLAVVQQLDQMYVDVSQSSTELMRLRQARPDGSATESTPVQLLVDGKPTGRTGTLKFSDITVNTTTGTVLWRALFPNPDHMILPGMFVHARIEQKKNDQALLVPQKSVSRNADGSVSVWVVGADGKANPRPITVSEVVGDRWLVEGGLKAGEKVVYEGIMKIQPGIPVKTVEAVQPAVSAK; encoded by the coding sequence ATGAAAAGGTCGTATCTCATCGTTGCCATCACCGCACTCCTGGTCGCCGGCTGGTATCTGTGGCCGAAAGGAACTCCGAACCAGCAGCCTGATCCAAACGCCAGGCCGGAAGTCAGTGTCGTGACCATGAAAACCGAACCCATCGTGCTGACCAGAGACCTGCCGGGGCGCACGTCGGCGGTGCGCATGGCCGAAATCCGGCCGCAGGTCAGCGGCATCATCACGAAACGCTTCTTTGTGGAAGGGAGTATGGTCAGGCAGGGGCAGCAACTCTACCAGATCGATCCCGCCCCCTATCGGGCTGCGTACAACAGCGCCAGGGCCAATCTCGGCAAAGCCGAATCCAACCTGAGATCCGTGCAGGCAAAAGCGGCCCGGTACGAAGAGCTGGTCAAAATCGGCGGCGTCAGCAAACAGGAGTACGACGATGTGATGGCGAGCCTCGGCCAGGCAAGGGCCGATGTCGGCATAGCGAGGTCAGAGGTCGCTACGGCAAAGATCAACCTCGACTACACGAAGGTCATGTCCCCTATTGCCGGCCGTATCGGCCAGTCGAAACTGACAGAGGGAGCACTGGTCAACGCCAGCCAGACCGATCCGCTCGCAGTGGTCCAGCAACTCGACCAGATGTACGTGGACGTTTCACAGTCAAGCACGGAGCTGATGCGCCTGCGCCAGGCACGCCCCGACGGTTCGGCAACGGAAAGCACGCCGGTCCAGCTCCTCGTGGACGGCAAGCCCACGGGACGCACCGGCACGCTGAAATTCTCGGATATCACGGTCAATACGACCACCGGAACCGTTCTCTGGCGAGCGCTGTTCCCGAACCCCGACCACATGATCCTTCCGGGCATGTTTGTACACGCCCGTATCGAACAGAAGAAAAACGACCAGGCCCTGCTCGTACCGCAAAAATCGGTGAGCAGGAACGCCGACGGTTCGGTTTCGGTGTGGGTTGTCGGAGCGGACGGCAAAGCCAACCCCCGCCCCATAACCGTTTCTGAGGTTGTCGGTGACAGGTGGCTGGTCGAGGGCGGGCTCAAAGCAGGCGAAAAGGTCGTCTACGAAGGCATTATGAAAATCCAGCCCGGCATACCGGTTAAAACCGTCGAAGCAGTGCAGCCCGCAGTTTCGGCGAAGTAA
- a CDS encoding TetR/AcrR family transcriptional regulator: MARPKKVSTDDILDAIERVVVKHGASKLSIDAVAQEAGISKSRVVLDYKSKTALLEALIDRDRQRDSAHIESALVESANTPHPELFARVKLAEQAPDETDRAIVMAITSSMASEVTLKQRLKEWVAHDLQAMDSGAKPELARLAYFALIGFSCHELFGFIDWSDEQRLSFMEQIRTMYTSCPESQQKNPQNSHQA; this comes from the coding sequence ATGGCCAGACCGAAAAAAGTTTCCACCGACGACATCCTGGATGCCATCGAGCGGGTGGTCGTCAAGCACGGTGCATCGAAGCTTTCCATCGACGCCGTGGCCCAGGAGGCGGGCATAAGCAAGTCACGCGTGGTACTTGACTACAAATCGAAAACAGCCCTGCTCGAGGCGCTGATCGACCGTGATCGGCAACGGGATTCAGCACATATCGAATCGGCTCTCGTGGAAAGTGCCAACACACCGCATCCGGAGTTGTTCGCACGGGTAAAACTTGCAGAACAGGCACCCGACGAAACTGACCGTGCCATCGTCATGGCGATCACCTCGTCGATGGCGAGCGAAGTTACGCTGAAACAGAGACTCAAGGAGTGGGTCGCCCATGATCTGCAGGCCATGGATTCCGGGGCCAAACCGGAACTGGCCCGGCTGGCCTACTTCGCCCTCATCGGGTTCAGTTGCCATGAATTGTTCGGATTCATCGACTGGAGCGATGAGCAGCGACTGTCGTTTATGGAACAGATTCGCACCATGTATACCTCCTGTCCGGAAAGCCAACAGAAAAATCCACAGAACTCACACCAAGCATAA
- a CDS encoding ATP-binding protein: protein MKKNYTYPFTAIVGQEEMKLALILNIINPAISGVLIRGEKGTAKSTAVRALADILPEIEVIAGIPFNLAPDEDDETIRECFTVTGHAMPDPDDVEVAMHKVQVVELPVGATEDRVVGTLDLEHALKAGEKRIEPGLLAAAHRGILYVDEVNLLDDHVVDVLLDSAAMGVNTIEREGVSFSHPARFTLVGTMNPEEGELRPQLLDRFGLCVHVGGIANPQDRVTVMERRFAFEEDQERFCGEWQRESSKLAERIVAARELYASVTISREHLLGIAKSCLEVGVDGHRGDIIIMKTAKTIAAWEGRQSVGTDDIDRAVALALPHRVRRQPLQDMVMDVGSMLGARCATN, encoded by the coding sequence ATGAAAAAGAATTACACCTATCCCTTTACAGCCATTGTCGGTCAGGAGGAGATGAAGCTCGCGCTGATTCTCAACATCATCAATCCGGCCATCTCCGGCGTGCTCATTCGCGGCGAAAAGGGAACGGCCAAATCGACCGCCGTCCGGGCGCTGGCCGATATTCTGCCGGAGATCGAGGTGATCGCAGGCATTCCGTTCAATCTCGCGCCCGATGAGGATGACGAAACGATCCGGGAGTGTTTTACGGTGACGGGCCACGCCATGCCCGATCCGGACGACGTAGAGGTCGCCATGCACAAGGTGCAGGTGGTCGAGCTGCCGGTGGGCGCGACCGAGGATCGCGTGGTCGGCACGCTCGATCTCGAACATGCGCTCAAAGCGGGTGAAAAGCGCATCGAGCCGGGGCTGCTCGCCGCCGCGCACCGGGGCATTCTGTACGTCGATGAGGTGAACCTGCTCGACGACCACGTGGTCGATGTGCTGCTCGACTCGGCGGCGATGGGGGTGAACACCATTGAGCGCGAAGGGGTTTCGTTCTCCCACCCGGCCCGCTTCACGCTGGTCGGCACCATGAACCCGGAGGAGGGGGAGCTTCGTCCGCAGTTGCTCGACCGCTTCGGCCTCTGCGTGCACGTGGGAGGCATTGCCAATCCGCAGGATCGCGTGACGGTCATGGAGCGCCGTTTCGCTTTCGAGGAGGATCAGGAGCGCTTCTGCGGCGAGTGGCAGCGTGAATCGTCGAAGCTTGCCGAACGCATCGTCGCGGCGCGCGAGCTTTATGCCTCCGTCACGATCAGCCGCGAGCACCTGCTCGGTATCGCCAAAAGCTGCCTCGAAGTGGGCGTTGACGGCCATCGCGGCGACATCATCATCATGAAAACCGCCAAGACTATCGCCGCATGGGAGGGGCGTCAGAGCGTCGGCACCGACGACATCGACCGCGCCGTCGCTCTCGCCCTCCCCCACCGCGTCCGCCGCCAGCCGTTGCAGGACATGGTGATGGATGTGGGATCGATGCTCGGAGCACGATGCGCAACCAACTAA
- a CDS encoding DUF6371 domain-containing protein encodes MTGDELQAVRERLPEYVEAVTTKSRGGFYTCPLCGSGTGPNKSGAFRVQGDRWRCFSCGKSGDVLDLIGEVERIPDFRDRARRAVELFGIDGSMKPAGAAPEVRRESKPEPVFISPETMQASFTAYERNNFAWWLCGVFGESKALELALAYRLGTSKHWPGAAVFWQIDDAGRVRRGKVMLYDSETGRRVKEPGNMVAGVHWLLGMADRKPPACLFGLHLAAADRSKPVAICESEKSALIGSGFVPEFIWTATGGKGCLNRAMLEPLQGRRVVLFPDLNAFDDWTEKAKGWPGVEVSDVLESRASAEDRAAGLDVADYLLREQGLNV; translated from the coding sequence ATGACCGGCGATGAGTTGCAGGCCGTCCGGGAGCGGTTGCCGGAGTACGTCGAGGCCGTGACGACGAAGAGCAGGGGCGGGTTTTACACCTGTCCGCTTTGTGGATCGGGAACCGGGCCGAATAAGTCGGGAGCTTTTCGGGTGCAGGGTGATCGGTGGCGCTGTTTCTCATGCGGCAAGTCCGGCGACGTTCTGGACTTGATCGGCGAGGTCGAGCGGATACCAGATTTCCGGGATCGCGCCCGCCGCGCCGTCGAGCTGTTCGGGATTGATGGTAGCATGAAACCGGCGGGGGCCGCGCCGGAGGTGCGCCGGGAGTCGAAGCCGGAGCCTGTCTTTATCTCACCTGAGACGATGCAGGCGAGCTTCACGGCATACGAGCGGAACAACTTCGCGTGGTGGCTTTGCGGCGTGTTCGGAGAGTCGAAAGCGCTTGAGCTTGCCCTTGCGTACCGGCTGGGCACGTCGAAGCACTGGCCGGGGGCAGCGGTGTTCTGGCAGATTGACGATGCCGGGCGCGTCCGTCGCGGCAAGGTGATGCTCTACGACAGCGAGACGGGCCGGAGAGTCAAAGAGCCGGGCAACATGGTTGCCGGTGTTCATTGGCTTCTTGGAATGGCTGACCGGAAGCCGCCAGCCTGTTTATTTGGCTTACACCTTGCGGCGGCGGATCGGTCGAAGCCGGTGGCTATCTGCGAAAGTGAAAAGAGCGCCCTGATAGGATCGGGCTTCGTGCCTGAGTTCATCTGGACGGCCACCGGCGGTAAAGGATGCCTGAACAGGGCGATGCTCGAACCACTTCAAGGCCGCCGGGTTGTACTCTTTCCCGACCTCAACGCCTTTGATGACTGGACGGAGAAGGCGAAAGGCTGGCCGGGCGTCGAGGTTTCGGATGTGCTCGAAAGCCGCGCCAGTGCCGAAGATAGAGCGGCAGGTTTGGACGTGGCCGATTACCTGTTGAGGGAACAGGGTCTCAACGTATAG